In Synechococcus sp. CC9616, the following are encoded in one genomic region:
- a CDS encoding phosphoketolase, which produces MTTAHQQQAFAAVQSPSEEELHNLDAYWRTANYLAVGMIYLQDNPLLKEPLRAEHIKPRLLGHWGSSPGQAFIWTHANRLINKYDLNMIYMSGPGHGAPGARGPVYIDGSYTERYPDKSIDEEGLKKFFKMFSFPGHIGSHCTAEMPGSIHEGGELGYVLSHACGSILDNPELITIACVGDGEAETGPLATSWHINKFINPIRDGAVLPILHLNGYKIANPTILSRIDHEELESLFRGYGWTPIFVEGSDPMTMHREMSVALEQAVLEIRAQQEQARSSGESFRPRWPMIVLRSPKGWTGPKEVDGKKIENFWRSHQVPVADVQSNESHLRLLEDWMKSYRPWELFEEDGSVKQFIRDQSPKGNRRMGSNPNTNGGVLRKDLLFPAIEKHSVAVESPGTTETENTYPLGEVIRDLIRDNPGGYRLFGPDETHSNRLQAVYEASKKVWMANFLPEDLNGSELSREGSVIEMLSEHTLVGMMEGYLYTGRNGFFHTYEAFAHVVSSMYNQHCKWLEHCEEIPWRAPIGPWNILISSTVWRQDHNGFTHQDPGFMDLAGNKKGSITRVYLPADANCLLAVAEKALVETNVSNIIVSDKQKHLQYLDLEAARRHVAKGAGIWEWACNDDCGTDLDEPDVVMASAGDIPTKETLAAIEILREQIPQLKVRYVNVVKLFALSPDSEHPHGLSDADFDSLFTPDKPVIFNFHGYPWLIHRLAYRRRCAHRLHVRGYKEHGNINTPLELAISNQIDRFNLVIDVIDRVDKLGSRAAHVKERMKDEIQKHRSYAYTVGMDSPEINNWRWKFGADSGCC; this is translated from the coding sequence ATGACGACTGCGCACCAACAGCAAGCATTCGCTGCCGTGCAATCTCCTTCAGAGGAGGAGTTGCACAACCTTGACGCCTACTGGCGTACGGCCAACTACCTGGCCGTCGGCATGATTTATCTCCAGGACAACCCTTTGCTGAAGGAACCCCTTCGTGCAGAGCACATCAAGCCACGCCTGCTGGGCCACTGGGGATCAAGTCCTGGCCAGGCCTTCATCTGGACCCATGCCAACCGCCTGATCAACAAATACGACCTGAACATGATCTACATGTCAGGTCCTGGGCACGGTGCCCCTGGAGCCCGAGGCCCCGTCTACATCGATGGCAGCTATACCGAGCGATATCCCGACAAGTCAATCGACGAAGAAGGACTGAAGAAGTTCTTCAAGATGTTCTCCTTCCCGGGACACATCGGCAGCCACTGCACCGCCGAGATGCCGGGATCCATTCACGAGGGTGGTGAGCTCGGCTATGTGCTCTCCCATGCCTGTGGATCGATCCTCGACAATCCAGAGCTGATCACCATTGCCTGCGTCGGTGACGGCGAGGCGGAAACCGGACCGCTGGCCACCAGCTGGCACATCAACAAATTCATCAACCCGATCCGGGATGGCGCCGTTCTGCCGATCCTGCACCTGAACGGCTACAAGATCGCCAACCCCACGATTCTGAGCCGGATCGATCACGAAGAGCTTGAAAGCCTCTTCCGCGGGTATGGCTGGACACCGATCTTCGTCGAGGGCTCCGACCCGATGACGATGCATCGCGAGATGTCAGTCGCCCTCGAGCAGGCTGTACTTGAGATCCGTGCACAGCAGGAGCAGGCACGCAGCAGCGGCGAGTCTTTCCGACCCCGCTGGCCGATGATCGTGCTGCGGTCGCCAAAGGGTTGGACAGGCCCCAAGGAAGTCGACGGCAAGAAAATCGAGAACTTCTGGCGCTCCCACCAGGTTCCCGTCGCCGACGTGCAGTCCAACGAGAGCCATCTGCGACTGCTCGAGGACTGGATGAAGAGCTATCGCCCCTGGGAGCTCTTCGAAGAAGACGGTTCCGTCAAGCAGTTCATCCGCGATCAGTCCCCCAAAGGAAATCGCCGTATGGGCAGCAATCCCAACACCAACGGAGGTGTTCTGCGCAAGGACCTGCTGTTCCCAGCGATTGAAAAGCACTCTGTGGCCGTGGAGTCCCCCGGCACCACAGAGACCGAGAACACTTACCCCCTCGGCGAGGTGATCCGCGACCTGATTCGCGACAACCCCGGTGGCTATCGCCTCTTCGGTCCCGACGAAACCCATTCCAATCGTCTGCAGGCTGTTTACGAGGCCTCCAAGAAGGTTTGGATGGCCAACTTCCTGCCAGAAGACCTCAATGGGAGCGAGTTATCACGCGAGGGCTCGGTGATCGAAATGCTCTCAGAGCACACGCTCGTCGGGATGATGGAGGGCTACCTCTACACAGGGCGCAACGGCTTCTTCCACACCTATGAAGCCTTCGCCCACGTGGTCTCCTCGATGTACAACCAGCACTGCAAGTGGCTGGAGCATTGCGAGGAAATTCCCTGGCGTGCCCCGATCGGGCCCTGGAACATCCTGATCTCCTCCACGGTGTGGCGTCAGGACCACAACGGCTTCACCCACCAGGATCCCGGCTTCATGGATCTGGCCGGCAACAAGAAGGGGTCGATCACCCGCGTTTACCTGCCTGCTGACGCCAACTGCCTCCTGGCCGTCGCTGAGAAAGCACTCGTGGAAACGAACGTCTCCAACATCATCGTTTCCGACAAGCAGAAGCATCTGCAGTACCTCGACCTCGAAGCCGCCCGCCGCCATGTGGCCAAGGGTGCCGGCATCTGGGAATGGGCCTGCAACGATGACTGCGGCACCGACCTCGACGAACCCGATGTCGTGATGGCCTCCGCAGGAGACATTCCCACCAAGGAAACCCTTGCGGCGATCGAAATCCTGCGGGAACAGATCCCCCAGCTCAAGGTCCGCTACGTGAATGTGGTGAAGCTGTTTGCGCTTTCACCGGACAGTGAGCACCCCCACGGCCTCAGTGACGCCGACTTTGACAGCTTGTTCACGCCGGACAAACCGGTGATCTTCAACTTCCACGGATACCCCTGGTTGATTCACCGCCTGGCCTACCGCCGTCGTTGCGCCCACAGGCTGCACGTGCGTGGTTACAAGGAGCACGGCAACATCAACACGCCACTGGAACTCGCCATCAGCAATCAGATCGACCGCTTCAATCTGGTGATCGATGTGATCGACCGCGTCGACAAACTCGGCTCCCGTGCCGCCCACGTCAAAGAGCGCATGAAGGACGAGATCCAGAAGCACCGCTCCTACGCCTACACCGTGGGGATGGATTCTCCCGAGATCAACAACTGGCGTTGGAAATTTGGAGCAGACTCCGGCTGCTGCTGA
- a CDS encoding cation:proton antiporter, which produces MLLPTLLSEISSHDLEVAETLIGVLRFILIFVGARTLAEILCRLELPTILGELLAGVIIGASGLHLLVPPETGVQLSAMFSNVVAGLAHIPAEEIPELYEESFGALESVSTLGLYSLLFLTGLESELEELMAVGVQAFSVAVVGVVLPFALGTFGLMAIFHVDAIPAIFAGASMTATSIGITASVFGELGYLRTREGQIVIGAAVLDDILGIVILAVVVSLAAGGSLEIAPIVQLVVAAVVFVVVALLLSQKAAPAFDWVIDQLKAPGAKLIGAYLLLALSCFAATAIGLEAALGAFAGGLIVSTSKHREEIQTAVTPIVALFATVFFVLVGAGMDLSVINPADPASRSALVIAGFLFVVAIIGKVVAGWAVFSDKPTNHLVVGLGMMPRGEVGLIFLGLGTASGLLNPGLEAAILLMVIGTTFLAPVLLRIVLKGKPPEKGDRVPDEFVADPTAGTSTL; this is translated from the coding sequence ATGCTGTTACCCACCCTGCTGAGTGAGATCAGCAGTCACGACCTGGAAGTGGCGGAGACTCTGATTGGAGTCCTCCGCTTCATTCTGATTTTTGTCGGCGCAAGAACACTGGCTGAAATCTTGTGTCGTCTCGAGTTACCAACAATTCTTGGGGAGCTGCTCGCCGGCGTCATCATTGGTGCCTCCGGCCTGCATCTGCTGGTGCCACCGGAAACAGGTGTTCAGCTCAGCGCCATGTTTTCGAATGTTGTGGCAGGTCTGGCACACATACCCGCTGAGGAGATTCCCGAGCTGTACGAAGAGAGTTTCGGGGCTCTGGAATCCGTTTCCACCCTTGGCCTTTACTCGCTTCTGTTCCTGACCGGACTGGAGAGCGAACTTGAGGAGCTCATGGCCGTTGGTGTTCAGGCCTTCTCGGTTGCCGTTGTTGGCGTTGTGCTCCCATTCGCCCTGGGAACCTTCGGCCTCATGGCAATCTTCCATGTCGATGCCATTCCGGCCATTTTTGCGGGGGCATCGATGACGGCCACCAGCATCGGCATCACGGCGAGTGTGTTCGGCGAGCTCGGCTATCTGAGAACCCGTGAGGGACAGATCGTGATCGGTGCCGCCGTTCTCGACGACATCCTCGGCATCGTGATCCTGGCTGTTGTGGTGTCCCTCGCAGCTGGCGGAAGTCTCGAGATTGCTCCGATCGTGCAGCTCGTTGTGGCCGCCGTGGTGTTTGTGGTTGTCGCTCTACTGCTCAGTCAAAAAGCTGCGCCAGCCTTTGACTGGGTGATCGATCAACTCAAGGCTCCCGGGGCCAAGCTGATCGGTGCCTATCTGTTGCTCGCTCTTAGCTGCTTCGCCGCAACTGCCATCGGGCTTGAGGCGGCGCTGGGTGCTTTTGCGGGTGGTCTGATCGTCAGCACATCAAAACACCGCGAAGAAATCCAGACCGCGGTAACGCCGATTGTTGCTCTGTTCGCAACGGTCTTCTTCGTTCTGGTTGGTGCCGGAATGGATCTGTCAGTGATCAACCCTGCGGACCCTGCTTCTCGCTCGGCTCTGGTGATTGCGGGATTCCTGTTTGTGGTAGCGATTATCGGCAAGGTTGTGGCTGGTTGGGCCGTGTTCAGCGATAAACCCACCAATCACCTAGTGGTGGGTCTGGGAATGATGCCCCGTGGCGAGGTCGGTCTGATCTTCCTTGGATTGGGCACAGCCTCGGGTCTGCTCAATCCCGGCCTGGAAGCAGCCATCCTGCTGATGGTGATCGGCACCACCTTTCTGGCACCGGTGCTGCTCCGAATTGTTCTCAAAGGCAAGCCGCCTGAAAAGGGAGACAGGGTTCCCGATGAATTCGTCGCCGATCCCACTGCAGGAACCTCAACGCTCTGA
- a CDS encoding alpha/beta fold hydrolase gives MESFTWNYIEHPVHSVRQTPPHAEDGRDQPAVLLVHGFGASTDHWRHNIPALAARYEVHALDLLGFGRSAKPQGLPYGGSLWRDQLVAYVHERIGRPTVIAGNSLGGFAALAAGAALQNDCAGVVLLNAAGPFSDEQKPPKGLGAIARQTIGNALLKSPVLQRLLFENLRRPATIRRTLNQVYLDRTNVDDFLIESIRRPSLDRGAFGVFRTVFDIPRGQPLDELFAELQAPLLLLWGIRDPWINAPGRRSTFQRHAPAATTEVVLEAGHCPHDEVPDQVNEALLRWLSQLEVSQSTSSPEGHG, from the coding sequence GTGGAGTCCTTCACCTGGAACTACATCGAGCATCCCGTTCACAGCGTGCGACAAACCCCACCGCACGCCGAGGACGGACGGGATCAGCCCGCCGTGCTGCTGGTGCATGGATTCGGCGCGTCCACGGATCACTGGAGACACAACATTCCGGCCCTGGCGGCCCGTTATGAGGTCCACGCCCTGGATCTGCTGGGCTTTGGCCGCAGCGCCAAGCCTCAGGGATTGCCATACGGGGGAAGTCTCTGGCGCGACCAGCTTGTGGCCTATGTCCATGAACGGATCGGTCGTCCCACGGTGATTGCCGGTAATTCCCTGGGAGGCTTTGCTGCACTGGCTGCCGGTGCCGCTCTGCAAAACGATTGTGCCGGCGTGGTTTTGTTGAATGCGGCTGGTCCTTTCAGCGATGAGCAAAAGCCTCCCAAGGGCCTTGGCGCAATCGCACGCCAAACCATTGGAAACGCCCTTCTGAAGAGTCCCGTGCTGCAGAGGCTTCTGTTTGAAAATCTGCGCCGACCGGCCACCATTCGCCGCACTCTCAATCAGGTGTATCTCGATCGCACGAATGTGGATGACTTCTTGATTGAGTCGATCCGTCGACCATCCCTCGATCGAGGGGCATTCGGCGTGTTTCGCACCGTGTTCGATATTCCTCGCGGCCAACCTCTAGACGAACTGTTCGCGGAACTCCAGGCGCCGCTGCTTTTGCTCTGGGGAATCCGCGATCCCTGGATTAATGCACCTGGGCGAAGGTCCACTTTCCAGCGGCATGCTCCCGCTGCTACCACCGAAGTGGTTCTGGAAGCAGGCCACTGCCCCCACGACGAAGTTCCCGATCAGGTGAACGAAGCCTTGTTGCGATGGTTGTCCCAGCTCGAGGTCAGCCAGAGCACAAGCAGTCCTGAAGGCCACGGTTAG
- a CDS encoding galactose mutarotase, which produces MPMTLTQQTAPYTHWEYVHPESGDRLRVVPERGGIVTEWRCGDREVLYFDAKRYSDPTKSIRGGIPVLFPICGNLSGDVLPVNGIDYTLKQHGFARNLPWQLQLLDDQTGISLSLSDTDETRASYPFSFLIEMQVRPMAQALEIRTSILNRSEQVMPFSFGLHPYFNVSDLSQVELAGLNERCLNHLEMAETDTASQLGRFLDGVDFLCRPAGPVTLIDQANEGHLQLQHQEPMDLTVIWTEPPRPMVCVEPWTGPRQSLISGDRKLEIQPGDRHELSCRYAIS; this is translated from the coding sequence ATGCCGATGACACTGACGCAGCAAACCGCTCCTTACACCCATTGGGAATACGTTCACCCGGAGAGCGGAGACAGGCTTCGGGTTGTGCCTGAGCGCGGAGGCATCGTCACCGAATGGCGCTGCGGTGATCGAGAGGTTCTTTATTTCGACGCCAAGCGTTACAGCGACCCCACCAAAAGCATCCGCGGCGGCATTCCCGTGCTTTTCCCGATCTGCGGAAACCTGTCGGGTGATGTGCTGCCGGTGAACGGAATCGATTACACCCTCAAGCAGCACGGTTTCGCACGCAATCTGCCCTGGCAACTGCAGCTTCTTGATGATCAAACGGGCATCAGCCTCAGCCTCAGCGATACGGACGAGACCCGCGCGTCCTACCCCTTCTCTTTTTTGATCGAGATGCAGGTCCGCCCCATGGCCCAGGCTCTGGAGATCAGGACGTCCATTCTCAATCGCAGTGAGCAGGTGATGCCATTCAGCTTTGGCCTGCATCCTTATTTCAACGTGAGCGATCTGTCTCAGGTTGAGCTGGCAGGTCTCAATGAACGCTGCCTCAACCACCTCGAGATGGCTGAGACCGACACCGCCTCCCAGCTCGGTCGCTTTCTGGACGGGGTCGATTTCCTCTGTCGTCCCGCCGGCCCCGTCACCCTGATCGATCAGGCCAACGAAGGCCATCTGCAGCTGCAGCATCAGGAGCCGATGGATCTCACGGTGATCTGGACCGAGCCCCCTCGCCCGATGGTCTGCGTTGAGCCCTGGACGGGTCCGCGCCAATCCCTCATCTCCGGCGATCGCAAGCTTGAAATTCAGCCGGGCGATCGCCACGAACTCAGCTGCCGCTACGCCATCTCCTGA
- a CDS encoding FAD-binding oxidoreductase: MDHSPATRNALIDLVRQWHQDATPWVPSGMGSRLHWGPTIEATPDVLSCRALRGVIDHAVDDLTITVEAGLSLADLQSLLAREGQWLPVDWPRGTDPQELKSAGSIGGLVARGLAGGLRQRHLGIRDQIIGIGLLRTDGTSAKAGGRVVKNVAGYDLMRLLCGSWGSLALITDITLKVQPIRPAHAALHLQGGVEELERFRAGVLRSTLTPERCDWWNEGDNAWTLRLLVSSVSDQAVRDQLSRLASLGKQHRLSAEQHACDNPLYSGRFADPMHWLVRVVLPPAALASLLISTECSGLRGWHWDLAAGAGCGDGWQPQQASATKAATVVQLRRRVEELGGRLTVLQQPDVSIDRIPCWLDAPARTVIEAVKQQFDPKRQLSPGRLPGVGG; the protein is encoded by the coding sequence GTGGATCATTCCCCTGCCACACGCAATGCGCTGATCGATCTGGTGCGCCAGTGGCATCAGGATGCAACTCCCTGGGTGCCCAGTGGCATGGGGAGCCGCCTGCACTGGGGGCCGACGATCGAGGCAACCCCCGATGTCCTCAGCTGCCGCGCACTTCGAGGGGTCATCGACCACGCCGTCGATGACCTCACGATCACGGTTGAAGCGGGGCTCTCCCTGGCGGACCTGCAATCACTCCTGGCCAGAGAAGGGCAGTGGCTCCCCGTCGACTGGCCGCGGGGCACGGATCCTCAAGAACTCAAGAGTGCCGGCAGCATCGGTGGGCTTGTGGCCCGTGGCCTGGCGGGCGGACTGCGTCAGCGACACCTCGGCATCCGCGACCAGATCATCGGCATAGGTCTGCTGAGAACCGACGGAACCAGCGCCAAGGCTGGCGGCAGGGTCGTCAAAAATGTGGCTGGTTACGACCTGATGCGTCTGCTCTGCGGCAGCTGGGGCAGTCTCGCCCTGATCACCGACATCACCCTCAAGGTGCAACCGATCCGACCAGCCCATGCCGCTCTTCACCTGCAAGGGGGAGTTGAAGAGCTGGAACGCTTTCGCGCGGGCGTGCTGCGCTCAACCCTCACGCCAGAACGCTGCGACTGGTGGAACGAGGGCGACAACGCCTGGACACTGCGGCTGCTGGTGAGCAGCGTGTCCGATCAGGCGGTGCGAGACCAGCTGAGCCGCCTCGCATCTCTTGGGAAGCAACACAGATTGAGCGCGGAACAACACGCCTGTGACAACCCGCTCTACAGCGGACGCTTCGCCGATCCAATGCACTGGCTGGTGCGTGTGGTCCTGCCGCCAGCAGCGCTGGCATCGCTGCTGATCAGCACGGAATGCTCAGGACTGCGAGGCTGGCACTGGGATCTGGCGGCAGGGGCCGGCTGCGGTGATGGCTGGCAACCGCAGCAGGCATCAGCCACAAAAGCCGCGACGGTGGTCCAGCTGCGCCGCAGGGTGGAGGAGCTGGGCGGACGCCTCACCGTGCTGCAACAGCCTGATGTGTCCATTGATCGCATTCCCTGCTGGCTGGATGCACCGGCACGCACGGTGATTGAAGCTGTGAAGCAACAGTTCGATCCAAAGCGGCAACTCAGCCCTGGACGACTCCCAGGCGTCGGCGGCTAG
- a CDS encoding four-carbon acid sugar kinase family protein → MKVVAIDDDPTGSQTVHGCLLLLRWDVSSLRRGLRHPSPLLFLLADTRSLAPESAAQRNREIASNLDRALEAEGLRRQDVLLVSRGDSTLRGHGVLEPAVLEQAFGPFDATFHVPAFLEGGRTTLNGVHLLHGQPVHTTAFARDRLFGYDSSDLAIWLEQKSGGVIQAADVERIHANDLDQACADDQSALIARLQQLQGNRSVVVDAERQEQLEAFAAAVRALQGEKRFLFRAAASLVKALADPGPQQLDASGLARLRRRDADGRGRPGLVMVGSHVPLADQQLERLLEASTCIAVELPVRRIARVVEGPTPDLMLNDLEMIWRAQLRDALATGQTPVLFSSRGELRFISEQESRRFSQALSKLMARLAAALASELGYLISKGGITTQTLLTHGLGLEAVQLEGQLLPGLSLVRPLEGAFRGLPILTFPGNLGDPGTLEDAWQRMQAG, encoded by the coding sequence ATGAAGGTCGTGGCGATCGATGATGACCCCACCGGCTCGCAGACGGTTCATGGTTGTCTGTTGCTGCTGCGCTGGGATGTCTCAAGCCTGAGACGGGGGTTACGTCATCCCTCGCCGTTGCTGTTTCTGCTGGCGGATACCCGTTCGCTGGCGCCGGAATCGGCCGCCCAGCGCAATCGCGAGATCGCTTCGAATCTGGATCGTGCCCTCGAAGCTGAAGGCTTGCGGCGGCAAGACGTGCTGCTCGTGAGTCGTGGCGACTCCACCCTGCGGGGCCACGGGGTGTTGGAGCCCGCCGTATTGGAGCAGGCCTTTGGGCCGTTTGATGCCACCTTCCATGTGCCGGCGTTTCTTGAGGGTGGCCGCACCACGCTGAACGGGGTGCATCTGTTGCATGGGCAACCGGTTCACACCACGGCCTTCGCCCGGGACCGGCTGTTCGGCTACGACAGCAGCGATCTGGCGATTTGGCTGGAGCAAAAGAGCGGCGGCGTGATTCAGGCCGCCGATGTGGAGCGCATCCACGCGAATGACTTAGATCAGGCCTGCGCAGATGATCAGTCGGCCCTGATCGCTCGGCTACAGCAGTTGCAGGGCAATCGTTCTGTTGTGGTCGACGCTGAGCGCCAGGAGCAGCTCGAGGCGTTTGCGGCTGCGGTGCGGGCGTTGCAGGGTGAGAAACGGTTTCTGTTCCGAGCGGCGGCCAGCCTTGTGAAGGCGCTGGCGGATCCCGGTCCTCAGCAGCTTGATGCGTCCGGTCTGGCGCGGCTGCGGCGTCGTGATGCCGATGGGCGTGGCCGACCGGGCCTGGTGATGGTCGGATCCCATGTGCCTCTGGCTGATCAGCAACTTGAGCGTTTGCTGGAGGCATCGACCTGCATCGCTGTCGAACTACCGGTTAGGCGTATCGCCCGGGTTGTTGAGGGTCCGACACCGGATCTGATGCTCAACGATCTTGAGATGATCTGGCGGGCTCAGCTACGCGATGCACTGGCGACGGGACAAACCCCGGTGCTGTTCAGCAGCCGTGGTGAACTCCGCTTCATCTCTGAACAGGAGAGTCGTCGCTTTTCACAGGCCCTGTCAAAACTGATGGCCAGGTTGGCAGCTGCTCTGGCGTCAGAGCTTGGTTATCTGATTAGCAAGGGTGGCATCACGACTCAGACGCTTCTGACTCATGGTCTCGGGTTGGAGGCTGTGCAGCTTGAGGGTCAGCTGCTGCCGGGACTCTCGCTGGTGCGGCCTCTGGAGGGAGCGTTCCGAGGGCTACCGATCCTCACGTTCCCCGGCAACCTTGGCGATCCTGGAACCCTTGAGGACGCCTGGCAGCGGATGCAGGCCGGCTGA
- a CDS encoding (Fe-S)-binding protein, whose product MASPTTLPGLPPGAADPCVHCGFCLPTCASYRVLASEMDSPRGRIHALRAIEAGELELDATVASHFDTCLGCFACVTACPSGVRYDQLIEHTRPKLINAGQRSAWQTSFRQLLLQVLPYPNRLRALLQPLRAYTGTPLQALARHTGLTRLFGPEIEAMERLLPPLAAEAFSDQLPLINPAEGACRGRVTLLLGCVQRCFDPNVSTATVRVLQANGFEVVIPPDQGCCGAVSHHQGELELTRRLATDLVRSMNGIEGQLDAVLVAASGCGHTMKAYGELLTTEDTQFRAPVQDVQEFLAIHGLSEAFRARLKPLATTVAMHDACHMIHGQGIQAQPRQLLRAIPDLQLKEATEAGVCCGSAGIYNLVQYEEAAELGRIKADDLSSTGAELVASANIGCTMQLRRHLGDRADVLHPMELLAASAGLHPLPGVLKGSRIAKVAGEREDR is encoded by the coding sequence ATGGCCTCACCGACCACCCTTCCCGGCCTCCCGCCGGGAGCCGCTGATCCCTGTGTGCATTGCGGCTTCTGTTTGCCCACCTGCGCCAGCTACCGCGTGCTCGCCAGTGAGATGGATTCACCGCGAGGTCGTATCCACGCTCTTCGCGCGATCGAAGCCGGTGAGCTGGAGCTGGATGCCACCGTTGCGAGCCATTTCGACACCTGTCTGGGCTGCTTTGCCTGCGTCACCGCATGCCCTTCCGGCGTGCGTTACGACCAGCTGATCGAACACACCCGTCCAAAACTGATCAACGCCGGGCAACGCAGCGCCTGGCAGACCAGCTTCCGCCAGTTGCTGTTGCAGGTCCTTCCCTACCCCAATCGCCTGCGAGCCCTGCTGCAACCCTTGCGGGCCTACACCGGCACACCGCTCCAGGCCCTGGCCCGCCACACAGGGCTCACCCGTTTGTTCGGCCCTGAGATCGAAGCGATGGAGCGGTTGCTGCCGCCCCTGGCAGCGGAGGCCTTCAGCGATCAATTGCCTCTGATCAATCCCGCTGAGGGTGCATGCCGCGGCCGGGTTACGCTGCTGCTCGGTTGCGTGCAGCGTTGCTTCGATCCGAATGTGAGCACCGCAACGGTGAGGGTGCTGCAGGCCAACGGCTTTGAGGTGGTGATCCCGCCAGACCAGGGCTGCTGTGGTGCAGTGAGTCATCACCAGGGGGAGCTGGAACTGACACGCAGGCTTGCCACCGATCTGGTGCGGAGCATGAATGGCATTGAAGGCCAGCTCGACGCGGTGTTGGTCGCCGCTTCCGGCTGCGGCCACACCATGAAGGCCTACGGCGAGCTGCTGACCACTGAAGACACCCAGTTCCGTGCACCGGTGCAGGACGTGCAGGAATTTCTGGCGATTCATGGCCTGAGCGAGGCGTTCAGAGCCCGGTTGAAACCGCTCGCCACCACCGTGGCAATGCACGATGCCTGCCACATGATTCACGGGCAGGGGATTCAGGCCCAGCCGCGCCAGCTGCTTCGTGCCATCCCGGATCTACAACTCAAGGAAGCCACCGAAGCCGGCGTCTGCTGCGGCAGCGCCGGCATCTACAACCTGGTGCAGTACGAAGAGGCGGCTGAACTGGGGCGGATCAAGGCAGACGACCTCAGCAGTACCGGTGCTGAGCTGGTGGCCAGCGCCAATATCGGCTGCACGATGCAATTGCGTCGTCATCTTGGAGATCGGGCTGACGTGCTTCACCCGATGGAACTGTTGGCCGCCTCAGCCGGCCTGCATCCGCTGCCAGGCGTCCTCAAGGGTTCCAGGATCGCCAAGGTTGCCGGGGAACGTGAGGATCGGTAG